The proteins below come from a single Thermodesulfovibrionales bacterium genomic window:
- a CDS encoding ammonium transporter, which produces MKRFLSLVTLTVILMSLLCSAGVVFAEEQAAPAAEQAQTAQPAPATATAPLKIDTGDTAWMIVATALVMLMTVPGLALFYGGLAKRKDTLNTMAMSFVTFCIVSFLWVVYGYTLSFNTDIGGIIGSPGKFLLSGVGVNSISDLAKTIPEFIYVVYQLTFAAITVALASGAYIERMKFSAWVLFSILWMTLVYVPVAHWVWGNGFLAKLGALDFAGGTVVHINAGIAALVGALVLGKRREKSLIPNNLTLVLTGAGLLWFGWFGFNAGSAVAANGLAGAAFINTNTATAVAALSWMFTEWLHSKKPTLLGLASGAVGGLVAITPAAGFVNITGAIVIGIAAGVIPFFAVAMMKPKFGYDDTLDAFGIHGIGGTIGAILTGIFADPAINDAGKGLLYGNPGQLLTQLIAVGVTLVYSGIMTFIIFMVIKALVGVRVDAEEEIVGLDESQHGERAYTL; this is translated from the coding sequence ATGAAACGATTTTTGAGTTTGGTGACATTGACGGTTATTTTGATGAGTCTGCTCTGTTCTGCAGGCGTTGTGTTTGCAGAGGAACAGGCAGCCCCCGCTGCCGAGCAGGCACAAACAGCGCAGCCGGCGCCTGCCACCGCGACTGCTCCCCTGAAGATAGACACGGGTGATACGGCATGGATGATAGTCGCGACCGCCCTCGTCATGCTCATGACGGTTCCGGGCCTCGCGCTCTTTTACGGAGGACTCGCAAAACGGAAGGACACCCTCAATACCATGGCGATGTCCTTTGTGACGTTCTGCATCGTCAGTTTCCTCTGGGTCGTCTACGGATACACCCTCTCCTTTAACACGGATATAGGAGGGATCATCGGGAGCCCCGGCAAGTTCCTCCTCTCGGGAGTCGGTGTGAACAGCATCTCCGATCTCGCGAAGACGATCCCTGAGTTCATCTATGTCGTCTATCAGCTCACCTTCGCGGCGATAACCGTCGCCCTTGCGAGCGGTGCCTATATTGAGAGGATGAAGTTCTCGGCATGGGTGCTTTTCTCGATCCTCTGGATGACCCTCGTGTATGTCCCGGTTGCTCACTGGGTCTGGGGAAACGGTTTCCTCGCGAAACTCGGAGCCCTGGACTTTGCGGGAGGGACAGTGGTCCATATCAATGCCGGTATAGCGGCCTTAGTAGGCGCGCTCGTTCTCGGCAAGAGGCGTGAGAAGTCTCTGATCCCGAACAACCTTACCCTCGTCCTGACCGGCGCGGGTCTTCTCTGGTTCGGATGGTTCGGCTTCAATGCAGGATCTGCCGTTGCGGCAAACGGCCTCGCCGGAGCCGCCTTCATCAACACGAATACCGCAACCGCGGTTGCGGCCCTGTCATGGATGTTCACGGAGTGGCTCCACTCGAAGAAACCGACTCTCCTCGGACTCGCGTCCGGAGCTGTCGGCGGTCTCGTAGCCATCACGCCGGCAGCCGGATTTGTAAACATAACCGGCGCCATCGTCATCGGCATCGCGGCGGGTGTCATTCCGTTCTTCGCCGTCGCCATGATGAAACCGAAGTTCGGCTATGATGACACCCTCGATGCCTTCGGTATTCACGGGATAGGCGGTACGATTGGGGCCATCCTCACCGGTATATTTGCCGATCCGGCTATCAATGATGCGGGAAAGGGTCTCCTCTACGGAAACCCCGGACAGCTTCTGACCCAGCTGATAGCGGTCGGCGTCACCCTCGTCTACAGCGGGATCATGACCTTTATCATATTCATGGTCATCAAGGCGCTCGTCGGGGTAAGGGTCGATGCCGAAGAGGAGATCGTTGGACTTGACGAGAGCCAGCACGGTGAAAGGGCATATACCCTCTAA
- a CDS encoding P-II family nitrogen regulator, which translates to MKKIEAIIKPFKLDEVKDGLNAIGVQGMTVTEVKGFGRQKGHVELYRGAEYDIAFIPKVKLEVVVPDGLAQKVVSTIEEKAKTGKIGDGKIFVLPVEEIIRIRTGERGETAI; encoded by the coding sequence ATGAAGAAGATAGAAGCGATCATAAAACCCTTCAAGCTCGATGAGGTGAAGGACGGCCTGAATGCGATCGGCGTCCAGGGCATGACCGTCACCGAAGTGAAGGGATTCGGGCGGCAGAAGGGGCATGTCGAACTTTACCGGGGAGCCGAATACGACATCGCCTTCATCCCGAAAGTGAAGCTGGAAGTCGTAGTACCGGACGGTCTCGCGCAAAAGGTTGTATCGACGATAGAGGAAAAGGCGAAGACCGGGAAGATCGGAGACGGGAAGATATTTGTCCTTCCCGTCGAAGAGATCATCAGGATAAGAACCGGGGAGCGGGGAGAGACCGCAATTTAG